A genomic window from Prochlorococcus sp. RS04 includes:
- the glpK gene encoding glycerol kinase GlpK encodes MKDKPLILSLDQGTSSSRAVIFNCSGEIIASASSPLEINFPSDGWVEQDANNIWNSQLKAMELLEKKITPEQRGSVISCGITNQRETTILWRRSSSKPCAPALVWQDRRTAGICQAWQKEGLEEQWCKSTGLVLDPYFSASKISWLLQNEEEAKTALFEDDLCFGTVESWMLWQLSGGKQHLSDMSNASRTLLLDIELLEWMEPYCEVIGLNKNSLPNLVPCQGDFGRIESHFPFGGVPIQALLGDQQAATLGQLCLDKGSSKCTYGTGAFLVVNTGQEIHRSKCGLLSTVGWTDKKGNPTYCLEGSLFNAGTVVQWLRDNLQIIKSADQINTLANEVENAAGVMFVPAFTGWGSPHWDPKARGIVLGITRDTQRGHLARAALEGIALSVATLVKAAEKSLGQELKEIAVDGGAAASNPLLEAQANSTGLPVRRPINLESTARGAALLAGFHCGGIDNIEDLIKERHKDSEVFMPNINEVEREKWLSKWNEAVQRSLGWHE; translated from the coding sequence ATGAAAGATAAGCCCCTAATCCTCTCTCTTGATCAAGGAACTAGTAGCTCAAGAGCAGTAATTTTTAATTGTAGTGGTGAGATTATAGCTAGTGCAAGCTCTCCTTTAGAAATCAACTTTCCCTCTGATGGCTGGGTTGAACAAGATGCAAATAATATTTGGAATAGTCAACTAAAAGCAATGGAGCTATTAGAGAAAAAAATAACTCCTGAGCAACGTGGTTCTGTAATAAGTTGTGGGATTACTAATCAGAGAGAAACAACTATCCTATGGAGGAGAAGCAGCAGCAAGCCTTGTGCTCCTGCCCTTGTATGGCAAGACAGGCGTACAGCAGGTATTTGTCAAGCATGGCAGAAAGAAGGGTTAGAAGAACAATGGTGCAAAAGCACTGGCCTTGTACTAGATCCATATTTCAGTGCAAGCAAAATTTCTTGGCTTTTACAAAATGAAGAAGAAGCAAAGACCGCTTTATTTGAGGATGATCTTTGCTTCGGTACTGTAGAAAGCTGGATGTTATGGCAACTATCAGGAGGCAAACAGCATCTTTCTGATATGAGCAACGCAAGTAGAACTCTATTACTTGATATTGAGCTATTGGAATGGATGGAACCTTATTGTGAGGTAATAGGCTTAAATAAAAACTCATTACCAAATCTAGTACCTTGTCAGGGTGATTTTGGAAGGATTGAATCACACTTCCCATTTGGAGGCGTGCCAATTCAAGCTTTATTAGGCGACCAGCAAGCTGCGACACTAGGTCAGTTGTGTTTAGATAAAGGTAGTTCCAAGTGTACTTATGGGACTGGAGCCTTTTTGGTAGTCAATACAGGGCAGGAAATCCATCGTTCTAAATGTGGGCTACTCTCTACGGTGGGGTGGACTGATAAGAAAGGAAACCCAACATACTGTTTAGAAGGTAGCCTTTTTAATGCTGGGACGGTTGTACAGTGGCTTAGAGATAATCTTCAAATCATAAAGAGTGCCGATCAAATAAATACACTTGCAAATGAAGTAGAGAATGCCGCAGGTGTGATGTTTGTCCCTGCATTTACTGGCTGGGGGTCGCCTCATTGGGATCCTAAAGCTCGTGGCATAGTTCTTGGGATAACAAGAGATACACAAAGAGGTCATCTTGCCCGCGCTGCTCTCGAAGGAATTGCTCTTTCAGTAGCAACATTAGTTAAGGCTGCTGAAAAATCTCTAGGGCAAGAGCTGAAAGAGATTGCAGTGGACGGGGGTGCTGCAGCTTCCAATCCACTGCTAGAAGCACAAGCAAATTCAACTGGATTACCGGTGAGAAGGCCGATTAATTTAGAAAGTACCGCAAGAGGAGCGGCCTTGCTCGCAGGCTTTCATTGTGGTGGAATTGACAATATCGAAGATCTAATTAAAGAAAGGCACAAAGATTCAGAAGTGTTTATGCCTAATATAAATGAGGTTGAAAGAGAAAAATGGCTCTCAAAATGGAATGAAGCTGTCCAAAGAAGTCTTGGCTGGCATGAATAA
- a CDS encoding AAA family ATPase: MAKPKSYDELLSEIALAREAGDKNDELAWKAKLQSNYVVSEKQLEQELKSLIKSQAKTITESLNTFDDEVDTFFKGNCEIQPKDRIVYLRDKAKNLGLNLRDSEIRAKIWEGRKRSKGLVTMLAPDMEINAPQEVWLVEDLIMKSDTNLLIASPKVGKTTLVVDLIGKWSRGVEDSYLGKKFIGKCPPVFIVGTDMPRSRWLPLLNRFGLAERIGKDKWKLLNPIVGLFTQNESLHLDDSGLSRIGELVSKHEGCLLLIDSYSKVVAPLGVKEADASFAGPIGDLQEVVAPFGVTTIVIHHSGKQSLGSGAVMASRGSTALPAAVSQVVNLKWFNRDENRQDKRILLETEGRGMSLEAIILQTQYGFETEGNATDVIEKQKEKEKIARLQDSQAEVFEEVKDRRPQEVTSGDIKNALKIGDRSALRSLRALERKGLLISETRRTDKGRCVVFKISPTTVLTD; the protein is encoded by the coding sequence ATGGCAAAACCTAAATCCTATGATGAGCTGCTTAGTGAGATCGCACTTGCAAGAGAAGCTGGAGATAAAAATGATGAGCTAGCTTGGAAAGCTAAATTGCAAAGTAATTATGTTGTGTCAGAAAAACAACTTGAGCAAGAATTAAAAAGTTTAATAAAGTCTCAAGCAAAAACAATTACTGAAAGTTTAAATACATTTGACGATGAAGTAGATACCTTTTTTAAAGGTAATTGTGAAATCCAACCAAAGGACAGGATAGTTTACTTAAGGGATAAAGCAAAAAATCTTGGTTTGAATCTTAGAGATAGTGAAATCAGAGCAAAGATTTGGGAAGGTCGTAAACGATCTAAAGGACTTGTAACAATGCTCGCTCCAGACATGGAAATAAATGCACCACAAGAGGTTTGGCTAGTCGAGGATTTAATAATGAAATCAGATACAAACCTTCTTATTGCATCTCCTAAAGTTGGAAAAACTACTTTAGTTGTTGACTTGATTGGCAAATGGAGTCGAGGCGTTGAAGATTCCTATTTGGGCAAAAAGTTCATTGGAAAGTGTCCTCCAGTTTTTATTGTGGGGACTGACATGCCTAGGTCAAGGTGGTTACCACTTCTAAATAGATTTGGACTCGCAGAACGAATAGGAAAAGATAAATGGAAATTATTAAATCCAATAGTTGGCTTATTTACTCAAAATGAATCATTGCATCTTGATGACTCTGGATTATCTCGTATTGGAGAATTGGTTAGCAAGCATGAAGGATGTTTATTGTTAATAGATAGTTACTCGAAAGTTGTTGCACCTCTTGGAGTTAAAGAAGCTGACGCAAGTTTTGCTGGACCTATTGGAGATCTTCAAGAGGTTGTCGCTCCTTTTGGAGTAACTACAATTGTCATCCACCACAGTGGCAAACAAAGTTTAGGGTCTGGTGCTGTGATGGCTTCAAGGGGTTCAACTGCTCTTCCCGCTGCAGTATCTCAAGTTGTAAATTTAAAATGGTTTAATAGAGACGAAAATCGTCAGGATAAAAGAATACTTCTTGAAACTGAAGGTAGAGGAATGTCTTTAGAGGCAATAATTTTGCAAACTCAATATGGTTTTGAAACGGAGGGGAATGCAACTGATGTTATAGAAAAGCAGAAGGAAAAAGAGAAAATCGCAAGATTACAAGACAGTCAAGCTGAGGTGTTTGAAGAGGTAAAAGATAGAAGACCTCAAGAAGTAACTTCTGGTGATATTAAAAATGCTTTAAAGATTGGTGATAGGTCTGCTCTTAGGTCATTAAGGGCATTAGAACGAAAGGGTTTATTAATTAGTGAAACCAGAAGAACTGATAAAGGTAGATGCGTAGTTTTTAAAATATCACCAACAACTGTCTTAACTGACTAG
- a CDS encoding adenine phosphoribosyltransferase: MKNLESLIKTYNDFPQKGIAFKDILGIMHDPEVFRELILKMSSNKVIKSSEAIISIEARGFIFGSAISLQTSKPMVVARKPGKLPGELIKENYNLEYGKSTLSIQKESLEKFNSYVIIDDLLATGGTIECVANLIRKSGKKVNGSVTVVELAELHGRSRFDFPIESILCI; the protein is encoded by the coding sequence ATGAAAAATCTAGAAAGTTTGATTAAGACATACAATGATTTCCCCCAAAAAGGTATTGCTTTCAAAGATATTCTTGGAATAATGCATGATCCTGAAGTTTTTAGGGAACTAATCCTTAAGATGTCTTCAAACAAAGTAATAAAAAGTTCTGAGGCGATTATCTCAATAGAAGCAAGAGGTTTTATTTTTGGGTCGGCAATTTCTCTTCAAACATCAAAACCAATGGTAGTAGCTAGAAAGCCTGGAAAACTTCCTGGGGAACTTATAAAAGAAAACTACAACTTAGAATATGGCAAAAGTACCTTATCAATACAAAAGGAGTCTCTTGAGAAATTTAACTCGTATGTAATTATTGATGATTTACTTGCCACTGGTGGAACAATTGAATGTGTAGCTAACTTAATAAGAAAAAGCGGAAAGAAAGTAAATGGTTCAGTTACAGTTGTTGAGCTTGCCGAGCTTCATGGAAGAAGTCGATTCGATTTTCCTATTGAATCTATACTTTGTATATAG
- a CDS encoding tetratricopeptide repeat-containing sulfotransferase family protein produces the protein MKGFGDNDRTKKKAIEKKISSLQNDKIISEALSLHSRGKIKEALEIYNLLIQNKIYDPRILNNLGSIYSQIKQIDKAILLFEESIKKFPDCIEAYPNLANVLLAKGRSNTAKNILNKAIELNPKYLRSYSIMAGILVGEGNLQKAEFFLKKSLEINPKDINALVNLACVLKDSGNPKQAEKFLKDALKINPSFDSALTNLGAVLNELEKFDEGEQYLRKALSINSSSPMALNNLGNILSNKKNNKEAELCYRKAIEIKLDFSIAYNNLGSLLSKQGNLIEAEKFTQKAIDFNPKFELAYVNLGSIKIDLDKLKEAEELFLSAIEINEKYNYAYSNLFRLYEKTNKISKLKNKIESLNQNENIINEILMFKARISFREKDFLTAKKFIDQVSNEWIKNTDHSTNLLFWSFRAFIEEKVKNHDEAFKCFEKSQLNLKYENTNPKIFQDYITTYRKNIDKDAFLAKTKGTIIIKDSPVFLIGFPRSGTTLLDTILRSHPEIDVLEEKPIINSVEQIIKSKFKCSLDKLHHLTSKDLDYLRNHYLKILRDNCDNKNAKILIDKFPFQTVCLPLINLLFPNSKIIFTHRNPYDTVLSCFQQSFEPNNAMANFRSIESASRIYDLTMSIWLDYKEKLKINHITSKYEDLIEDFDKHILKILNFLDVSWDENIKNYRNTAHDRGKINTPSSSQVVQPLYKSSIQKWKNYEKYFKHSNQYLDKWISYFKY, from the coding sequence ATGAAAGGATTTGGGGACAACGATAGAACCAAGAAAAAGGCAATAGAAAAAAAAATTAGTAGTTTGCAAAACGATAAAATTATTTCCGAAGCATTATCTTTACACTCTAGAGGAAAAATTAAAGAAGCCTTAGAAATATATAATCTTTTAATTCAAAATAAAATCTATGATCCAAGGATATTGAATAACTTAGGTTCTATATATTCTCAAATAAAACAGATTGATAAAGCAATATTGTTATTTGAGGAATCAATTAAAAAATTCCCAGATTGTATAGAGGCATACCCAAACTTAGCCAATGTTCTTTTGGCAAAAGGTAGGAGTAATACTGCTAAAAATATTTTGAATAAAGCTATTGAATTAAATCCCAAATATTTAAGGTCCTATTCCATCATGGCTGGAATATTAGTAGGAGAAGGTAATTTACAAAAAGCGGAATTTTTTTTAAAAAAGAGTTTAGAAATAAACCCAAAAGATATTAATGCTCTAGTCAATTTAGCCTGCGTCCTGAAAGATTCAGGAAACCCTAAGCAAGCAGAAAAATTCTTAAAAGATGCTCTTAAAATTAATCCCAGCTTTGATTCTGCACTTACTAATCTTGGGGCAGTGTTAAATGAATTAGAGAAATTTGATGAAGGAGAGCAATACCTAAGAAAGGCACTTAGTATAAATTCATCTTCGCCAATGGCACTAAATAATTTAGGTAACATTCTTTCCAACAAAAAAAATAACAAGGAGGCAGAACTCTGCTACCGTAAAGCTATTGAAATAAAATTAGATTTTTCTATTGCGTATAATAATCTCGGTTCGCTTTTATCAAAGCAAGGAAATCTCATTGAGGCAGAAAAGTTTACCCAAAAAGCAATTGATTTCAATCCTAAATTTGAGTTAGCTTACGTTAATTTAGGGTCAATTAAGATAGATCTTGATAAGTTAAAAGAGGCAGAAGAATTATTCCTTAGTGCAATTGAAATTAACGAAAAATACAATTATGCATATAGTAATCTTTTTCGACTTTACGAGAAAACGAACAAAATAAGCAAATTAAAAAACAAAATTGAAAGTTTAAACCAAAATGAAAATATCATTAATGAGATACTTATGTTTAAAGCTAGAATCTCCTTTAGAGAGAAGGATTTCCTTACAGCAAAAAAATTTATTGACCAAGTTTCTAATGAATGGATAAAAAATACTGATCATTCTACAAATCTCCTTTTTTGGTCCTTTAGAGCATTTATTGAAGAAAAAGTTAAAAATCATGATGAAGCCTTTAAATGTTTTGAGAAAAGTCAATTAAATTTAAAATATGAGAATACAAATCCAAAAATTTTCCAAGATTACATAACTACATACAGAAAAAATATTGATAAAGATGCTTTTTTGGCAAAAACCAAAGGTACAATAATAATTAAAGATTCGCCAGTATTTCTAATAGGTTTCCCTAGATCAGGTACTACATTACTTGACACAATTCTAAGAAGCCATCCTGAAATTGATGTTTTAGAGGAAAAACCAATAATTAATTCTGTCGAACAAATAATAAAATCAAAATTCAAATGTTCTCTTGATAAACTCCATCATTTAACAAGTAAAGATTTGGATTATTTACGCAATCACTATTTGAAAATATTGCGTGATAATTGTGATAATAAAAACGCAAAAATATTGATTGATAAATTTCCTTTTCAAACTGTTTGCTTACCTCTGATAAATTTATTATTTCCAAATTCAAAAATAATTTTCACACATAGAAATCCATACGATACAGTTTTGTCGTGCTTCCAACAATCATTCGAACCTAACAATGCAATGGCTAATTTCAGAAGTATTGAATCAGCTTCTAGAATTTATGATTTGACCATGAGTATTTGGTTGGACTACAAGGAAAAATTAAAAATAAATCACATAACTTCTAAATACGAGGACTTAATAGAGGATTTTGATAAGCATATTTTAAAGATTTTGAATTTCTTAGACGTAAGTTGGGATGAAAACATAAAAAATTATAGAAATACTGCTCATGATAGAGGGAAAATAAATACTCCCTCTTCTTCTCAAGTTGTTCAACCACTTTATAAATCATCAATACAAAAGTGGAAGAATTACGAAAAGTATTTTAAACATTCGAATCAATATCTTGATAAATGGATAAGTTATTTTAAATATTAG
- a CDS encoding porin, whose product MKLFKSLLVAPATLGLLAPMTASANEVTINDFNAAEEIAVTNSRVDGLEARFNNLEAGSFSETTTASFGVDFLVGAVDGGTSEKTEFAYQMGIGLETSFTGEDALSATIDIGNASATSSLSGTSGMNFDGTTDALKLDGLTYTFPVGGATVMVGDNTDVSAVYTGACAYNAFTDFMGNCGTGNSVGLGGKGVTAAMSYAFDGGFSLAGGLSSDPSGIMAKAENDAFGIEAAYTADSYGIAVAYSDVEGTTDTTYWGVNGMYAFDFATISAGVESEDPVGGSTKTGFFVGLSFPEVGAGTFDIGLATSANYASSETEYYTYEASYSYPINDGMTITPGVFIQEGTTDKTGFAVKTSFSF is encoded by the coding sequence ATGAAGCTTTTTAAGAGCTTACTCGTAGCTCCTGCGACATTAGGCCTACTTGCGCCTATGACTGCATCTGCTAACGAAGTTACAATCAATGATTTTAATGCTGCAGAAGAAATTGCAGTAACAAACAGTCGTGTAGACGGCCTTGAAGCTAGATTCAATAACCTTGAAGCTGGTTCATTTTCAGAAACAACTACAGCATCTTTCGGTGTTGATTTTCTTGTGGGTGCTGTTGATGGTGGTACATCTGAAAAAACAGAATTTGCCTACCAAATGGGTATTGGCTTAGAAACTAGCTTTACTGGCGAAGATGCTTTAAGCGCAACTATTGACATAGGTAATGCTTCAGCTACATCATCTCTTTCTGGTACATCTGGAATGAACTTTGATGGAACAACTGATGCACTAAAGCTTGATGGTCTTACATATACATTCCCAGTAGGTGGTGCAACAGTAATGGTTGGTGATAACACTGACGTTAGCGCTGTTTACACTGGAGCTTGTGCTTACAATGCTTTCACTGACTTCATGGGTAACTGTGGTACAGGTAATTCTGTTGGTCTAGGTGGTAAAGGTGTTACTGCTGCAATGTCTTACGCTTTTGATGGCGGATTCTCACTAGCTGGTGGTTTATCTTCTGATCCTTCTGGAATCATGGCAAAGGCTGAAAATGATGCTTTCGGTATTGAAGCTGCTTACACTGCAGATTCATACGGAATAGCAGTTGCTTATTCTGACGTTGAAGGTACAACAGACACAACTTACTGGGGCGTCAATGGTATGTATGCTTTTGACTTCGCAACAATAAGTGCTGGTGTTGAATCTGAAGATCCTGTTGGTGGTTCTACTAAAACAGGTTTCTTTGTTGGTCTAAGTTTCCCTGAAGTTGGAGCTGGTACTTTTGACATAGGTTTGGCTACATCAGCTAACTATGCAAGTTCTGAAACTGAGTACTACACTTACGAAGCTTCATACTCTTATCCAATAAATGATGGTATGACAATCACTCCAGGTGTATTCATCCAAGAGGGTACAACTGACAAAACTGGTTTCGCAGTTAAAACATCATTTAGTTTCTAA
- a CDS encoding tetratricopeptide repeat-containing sulfotransferase family protein encodes MRENSSEITKYIHIARENHKKGNIYQANEIYKKLINQKIYTYELLISYGLFCKEINNLKIAKNLSILSIKKYPSKINSYILLAEILRKENKVNDALKTLYAAKKIEKSNADIDYNLSISYKTIKSFGEAILYIDSAIKLQPKNLIYQILKADILVEFFKNEEAKKLLVNLKLPNDSLLYFQKEILISKIFINQKKYKLAEDVLLGLRKLFSKEKILFLNLSDLYFKNKELEKGILILKEGIENFPKYIPLRFNLGIMYRNIGLIESSIKTHLEILLDDPFNSNSYYELSTMYNFSNHNEQLKTLLNVEIGNLSPLEKIYFCYSKSNVYHNNKDYKKSAYYLKIANDEKLKIQPSDKQRKLNTGEYFRNLKIDQNLNLEKVKDSNQYLFIVGMPRCGSTLLESILSLNPDVKDLGEVPFLEESLQKSDDLLEVRKLYKEKVMLVDSKQKTFTDKNLFNFLYCPIIYKFFPNAKIIHCIRNPLDNILSIYRTNFLNQSFSSSLNDISDLYLYHLKLMNEYKSKFGSIIYSYEHEKVVRYPKETIQDLLNWLDWEWDEKYLSPQKSKRSVFTASSAQVRKKINPNSSGCWKKYEDLLEPISELFPTYN; translated from the coding sequence ATGAGAGAGAATTCATCAGAAATAACAAAATATATTCATATTGCGAGAGAGAATCACAAAAAAGGAAATATATATCAAGCTAATGAAATTTATAAGAAATTAATCAATCAAAAAATTTACACATATGAGTTACTTATTTCATACGGATTATTTTGTAAAGAGATTAACAATTTAAAGATTGCAAAAAACCTATCGATTTTATCTATTAAGAAATATCCCTCAAAAATCAATTCATATATATTGTTAGCTGAAATTTTAAGAAAAGAGAATAAAGTTAATGATGCTTTAAAAACTTTATATGCAGCAAAAAAAATAGAAAAATCAAATGCTGATATTGATTATAATTTATCTATCTCATACAAAACTATTAAATCATTTGGAGAAGCAATATTATATATTGACTCTGCAATAAAGCTTCAGCCTAAAAATCTAATATATCAAATTTTAAAAGCAGATATTCTTGTTGAATTTTTTAAAAATGAAGAAGCAAAAAAATTATTAGTTAATTTAAAATTGCCCAATGATAGTCTTTTATATTTTCAGAAGGAAATTTTAATTTCGAAGATATTTATTAATCAAAAGAAATATAAATTAGCTGAAGATGTTCTTTTGGGATTAAGAAAACTATTTAGTAAAGAGAAAATTTTATTCCTTAATCTGAGTGATCTTTATTTCAAAAATAAAGAACTAGAAAAAGGAATTTTAATTTTAAAAGAGGGCATTGAAAATTTTCCAAAATACATTCCTTTGAGGTTTAATTTGGGCATTATGTACAGAAATATAGGCTTAATAGAATCATCTATTAAGACGCATTTGGAAATCTTATTAGACGATCCATTTAATTCAAATAGTTATTATGAATTATCAACTATGTATAATTTCTCAAATCATAATGAGCAATTAAAAACTCTTCTTAATGTAGAGATAGGAAATCTCTCCCCGCTGGAAAAAATATACTTTTGTTATTCAAAATCTAATGTCTACCACAATAATAAAGACTATAAAAAAAGTGCATATTATCTCAAAATAGCTAATGACGAAAAACTTAAGATTCAACCATCTGACAAACAAAGAAAGTTGAATACTGGTGAATACTTCAGGAATTTAAAAATAGATCAGAATTTAAACCTTGAGAAAGTGAAAGATAGTAATCAATATTTATTTATTGTTGGAATGCCTAGGTGTGGGAGTACATTGCTAGAAAGTATTTTAAGTCTTAATCCTGATGTTAAGGATCTTGGAGAGGTTCCCTTTTTAGAAGAATCTCTTCAGAAATCGGATGATTTGCTTGAAGTTAGAAAACTATATAAAGAAAAAGTCATGTTGGTCGATTCAAAACAGAAAACATTTACAGATAAAAATTTGTTTAACTTTTTATATTGTCCAATTATCTATAAATTTTTCCCTAATGCAAAGATTATTCACTGCATTAGAAATCCACTTGATAATATTCTGTCTATTTATAGAACAAATTTTTTAAATCAAAGTTTTTCAAGTTCATTAAATGATATTTCTGATTTATATTTATATCACTTAAAGCTTATGAATGAATATAAAAGTAAATTTGGATCAATAATTTATAGTTATGAACATGAAAAGGTAGTTCGATATCCTAAAGAAACTATTCAAGATTTATTAAATTGGCTCGATTGGGAATGGGATGAAAAATACCTCTCACCTCAAAAAAGTAAAAGAAGCGTATTTACGGCAAGCAGTGCTCAAGTTAGAAAAAAAATAAATCCAAACTCCTCTGGATGTTGGAAAAAATATGAAGATTTGCTTGAACCAATTAGTGAACTATTCCCTACGTACAATTAA
- a CDS encoding porin yields MKFFQQLLVAPAALGLLAPLSVSASEINLDAISKYSEDNLEIDGNLFKQNTTNKTLLSGGEGLVEGGDFTGGFSETTTASFGVDFLVGAVDGGTSEKTEFAYQMGIGLETSFTGEDALSATIDIGNASATSSLSGTSGMNFDGTTDALKLDGLTYTFPVGGATVMVGDNTDVSAVYTGACAYNAFTDFMGNCGTGNSVGLGGKGVTAAMSYAFDGGFSLAGGLSSDPSGIMAKAENDAFGIEAAYTADSYGIAVAYSDVEGTTDTTYWGVNGMYAFDFATISAGVESEDPVGGSTKTGFFVGLSFPEVGAGTFDIGLATSANYASSETEYYTYEASYSYPINDGMTITPGVFIQEGTTDKTGFAVKTSFSF; encoded by the coding sequence ATGAAGTTTTTCCAGCAATTGCTGGTGGCTCCTGCAGCTCTTGGACTTTTAGCTCCATTATCTGTAAGTGCTTCCGAAATTAATCTTGATGCTATTTCTAAATACTCTGAAGATAATTTAGAGATAGATGGAAATCTATTTAAACAAAATACTACTAACAAAACTCTACTTTCAGGTGGTGAAGGTTTAGTTGAAGGTGGCGATTTTACTGGTGGATTTTCAGAAACAACTACAGCATCTTTCGGTGTTGATTTTCTTGTGGGTGCTGTTGATGGTGGTACATCTGAAAAAACAGAATTTGCCTACCAAATGGGTATTGGCTTAGAAACTAGCTTTACTGGCGAAGATGCTTTAAGCGCAACTATTGACATAGGTAATGCTTCAGCTACATCATCTCTTTCTGGTACATCTGGAATGAACTTTGATGGAACAACTGATGCACTAAAGCTTGATGGTCTTACATATACATTCCCAGTAGGTGGTGCAACAGTAATGGTTGGTGATAACACTGACGTTAGCGCTGTTTACACTGGAGCTTGTGCTTACAATGCTTTCACTGACTTCATGGGTAACTGTGGTACAGGTAATTCTGTTGGTCTAGGTGGTAAAGGTGTTACTGCTGCAATGTCTTACGCTTTTGATGGCGGATTCTCACTAGCTGGTGGTTTATCTTCTGATCCTTCTGGAATCATGGCAAAGGCTGAAAATGATGCTTTCGGTATTGAAGCTGCTTACACTGCAGATTCATACGGAATAGCAGTTGCTTATTCTGACGTTGAAGGTACAACAGACACAACTTACTGGGGCGTCAATGGTATGTATGCTTTTGACTTCGCAACAATAAGTGCTGGTGTTGAATCTGAAGATCCTGTTGGTGGTTCTACTAAAACAGGTTTCTTTGTTGGTCTAAGTTTCCCTGAAGTTGGAGCTGGTACTTTTGACATAGGTTTGGCTACATCAGCTAACTATGCAAGTTCTGAAACTGAGTACTACACTTACGAAGCTTCATACTCTTATCCAATAAATGATGGTATGACAATCACTCCAGGTGTATTCATCCAAGAGGGTACAACTGACAAAACTGGTTTCGCAGTTAAAACATCATTTAGTTTCTAA
- a CDS encoding high light inducible protein has translation MTPEAERFNGWAAMLGFVAAVGAYVTTGQIIPGWF, from the coding sequence ATGACTCCAGAAGCGGAACGTTTTAATGGTTGGGCAGCAATGTTAGGTTTTGTTGCAGCAGTAGGCGCATATGTAACTACTGGCCAGATTATCCCAGGTTGGTTTTAA
- a CDS encoding photosystem II protein Y: protein MLRTIVVFAPIIAALAWVVFNIQKPAREQFNRDFLGKD from the coding sequence ATGCTCAGAACAATCGTAGTTTTTGCCCCCATTATTGCTGCTTTAGCGTGGGTTGTGTTTAATATTCAAAAACCAGCAAGAGAGCAATTTAATAGGGACTTTTTGGGCAAGGATTAA